Below is a window of Phoenix dactylifera cultivar Barhee BC4 chromosome 7, palm_55x_up_171113_PBpolish2nd_filt_p, whole genome shotgun sequence DNA.
aaaaatttatatttatatttattaataaaatattggaTATTGAAAATACAAATAaatatatggatataaataagtTTATTAAACTTTGTGAACATAAAACCAATGATATTACtgaatagaaaataaatttaagtcaGTTAATATAATCATTTACTTTTACCCTATGATGTAAGGAATCACATAATCGTTCTATTGTTTACATATGGATCATGCGAATATTTAATCTTTTTGTCGTCACTTGTCTCGCAAATCACCTTTACAAACACTAACAGCCTTTTGTCGGTCGTAAAAGCCATCAcggaatttcaagaaaaaaagccTTCTTCGAGCGTTTGTTCAAGAGTATCAATTTTGAAATCTTAGTCCATCACCATCGAATTATAAGGCCAACCCAATAGTTGGGCACTAGAgaccagtttagtcccacatcgacaaTGGAGGAACCAGGAAGGGGCCACAGCTTCTATAAGGTGAGATAGATATGAAATATTGAAGTTTATTTCATTCTAGGTCTATGGTGGATTAATTATTACTTTACCATAGATTtaggatgaaatttttttttatttttttatatataatagcAGGATGTTGTATTCTACATTCATGGTGGACTTGACCATTTAGGGAGAGTCCCTACTGTTTAATTCATAGTGGACTTGGTCCATTTAGGAAGCCTCCCTATTAGACACCTTTCAAATTTGAACCATTAACATTTCgaccttaaaaattttaaaaagtaaattttaaaatttttagttaGCCATGTAGTGCAGCCGTATATCTGGATCATGATTCCCTATTGTTTAATTCACAGTGGACTTGGTCTATTTAGGAAGCCTCCCTATTAGACACCTCTTCAAATTTGGACCATTAACATTTAgaccttaaaaattttaaaaagtaaATTTAAAAAGTTTAGTTAGCCATCGCAATGTAGTGCAGCCGTATATTTGGATCATGATATTGTcgatggagaaaaaaaaatactcttAATTTAGAGCCACCTAAAAATACTCTTGCGTATGTTTCAAAACTCTCCATCCTCTAGATCATTCATCCGCCTATATAAATCTTAAAGTACTCCGTTCTCTATCATCCATTGTGTACAAAAATCTCAAAGCGCTTCATCTTCTATCATCATATATTTgcatatatttgaaaaatattctaTCTTCTATTATTCATTTGCCTGCACAAACTTAAAGTACTCTATTCCTATCATCCATCCACCTggacaaatctcaaagcattccATCCATATCATCCATCCACCTACACATATCTCAAAGCGCTCCATTCTCTATCATCCATTCATATGCATAAATCTCGAAGCACTTCAGCCTCTATCACCTATTCATCTACACATATCTCAAAATGCTCAATCTTTTGTGTTATTCATCTACCTACACAAATTTCAAAGCACCCCATCCCCTCTTATTAATCTACGTGAACAAATCTCAAAGTGTTGCATTCTCTATCATTCATCCACTTGCACAGTTCTCAAAGTATTCTGTCCTGTTATCATCTAGTGCATAGATCTCAAACGCTCCATGCTTTATCATCCATTTGCTTGCCCAAATCTCGAAGCATGCCATCCTCTATGATTCGCCCATTTGAATAGATCTCAAATCGTTATGTTTTTTTATCATCCAACTGCTTGCCcaaaatctcaaagcactcctcCTTTTGTtatttatcaatttatacaaatctcAAAATACTCTATCCTATATGCCGCTTTTCttcatcctattcaatttgTGCCAAGCTTTacaattttgtaaatttaattaTTAGGCGGCCTTGATGCGTTAACATTTTGTATAGCTGGATCATATTGCAATAATTAAAAGGTTTGGCGACCAATTGATATTCCTAAATTTTTACAATCTTAGAGAAGGCGGCTCAAAATTGGAGAAAGCTAAAAGTATCCctgagaaaaatgaaaaattattgCGTGCACCGCGTGCATAGCCACGCTGGTGCACGCCGCCAATGATGGAGAAGGGCGAGCGTGGGTCTCCATTCATCGCGCGCCCGTCTCAGACATGGCCCACAGCAATACGCCGCGGCGATTGGTGGTTGCCCGCAataattttccaaaaaaaaaaaaaacaaagcaacAACGGCTACTATACTCATAAATCAGCGGTAAAGGAGAGAGCGCCCATTAACGGGGCTCCAAATGGAATGCAAAACCCTGCACCAAATAAAGTAAATTTATTACAGAAGTACCACCCTTCCGTTAGAACCCCACAGTAGCCGTCGGATTGGACACGTCTCACGCATCTAACCATTCTTGGATCGAACTCTTATAACGGGCACTGCAACCCAGCTGagcttccctctctctctcaggcTGATCACCAGGAGGGATAAAAATCCTTCCTTTTTTAACTCTCTCTTTCCTCGCTCTCCGGTCTTGGAAACCCTGGGCTCGAGCTGTGACACTTCGAAGATCACATTCGAGGAGTCCGTAGCTGGATTGAGGTTTGGTTTGCTTCCCTTCGCTCGTTTCTCCATCTTTAATCCCTTCTCTGCGCTTCGAAAGCgcccaaaaagagagagattctCCTCCctcccacttttttttttttagtttatcAGCAAATGCCTCTGAATCTTGCTCAAGATCCACtgctttttttcccttcttctctgCTTTGTTTGCCTTTTGAAACACTATTCGCCTCAAAAATTCGCTAAGAATCCCATCAGCTTTCTCGATCCATTCGCGTCGAAAGGCATCCAAAAATCGAATCTTTTTGGGTTTTTTCTTGGCGTCTAGGAAATGTCGTACCCGCTGGagcagcagcaacagcagcaaccgCCGCCTTCGCCAGTGTACGAGGTGGTGTCGAGGTCGAGCGGCGGGGGGTCGTACGGGCCGGTGATCGGCGTTATTGCCGTCATCGCCGTGCTCGGCGTCATTGCCGGGATCGTGGGGCGGCTCTGCTCCGGGCGGAGGATATTCGGGTACGGCTACGACTTCGAGGGGTGGATCGAGCGCAAGTGCGCCTCCTGCATCGACGGGAGAGTGGAGCTACGCCCACCTCCGCCGCCGGTGGCTGTGCCGGCGGCGGGGCCTGGTGCGAATGGAAGCGACGGCAGTGCGGCGGCGGCGCCGGCGTCAGTGGAGCGCGGCCGCAGAGGAAGCAGGCGGAGCGGGCGGcgacgacggcggcggcggcggcggccgagACCTGAGCGTGTTCTCGAACTGTGTGGGGAATGGGGTCCTTCTTCcttattccctttttttttttaaaaaaaaagtatttattTGCCTTTTCTTTGGTTTATGTTCAGTCTTTTCGGAGTCTTTTTGTTCTCTATTTTCCATATGGGTTGTGGTTACATGGAGGCCATGGCGTCACCAATCAAAAAGTTCAGTTCCTCCATGGTGATGTTATAACTCGAGAAGAGATGGAAAGGAGTTGAGTCCTTTTGTTTCTCTCCTTCACTTCGTGTGTCTTGTGTTGTGTGCGTCTGTGAGTCTCCTGGTAATCATGCAGCAAgttgttatgaaaagaaaagaaacaaaactaAAAAGATAATTATCCAGTAAACGCGTGACCTTTTCAAGTCTTTTCCTTTAGCTCCGAAGGAGCAATTCGTTACATGATAagataaattatttaaatataaaatatctaaTTTCTAATAGCTCGTTTGTTTcgtagaaaaacaaaaaaaataaagtcaagtatttagttggagttttcacaaaaaaaaagacataaaaAAGTTTAATTCCTAGCAACTAAAAGTTAGAAtaactttttttgaaaaaatactcttaaatttttagataacataaaaaatattaagaatataaaaattattttatataattttgtatAAAAATAGATGTTCAACCAAACGGACATGTAATTTTTTATGAtcaactaaaaatataaaaaattattattattattattattttttggatcaAATGAGTCTTAAGTgcttatatgtatatattatgtTGACATAATTGCATTTATATCAAGACATGTTTTTGTCattttttctatatatattaGAATTGCGGATGATATGCTCCCAAGGCATAACTCCAAAAGGTTAGTAAAAAAAGCCAAAAACGAGAAGGTCTCCAAAACCGGTTCTGCAAGAGGGCAAAATGGGAGTTTTCAGAAGGTACAAGCTCCCCTGTCTTGGTCTTATGATGTTTTTAACAAGTTTAATTGGGATGAGCTTTGGGGAGTTTATCAGCGCTCGTTGGATTTTACTGGTGTGATGGTAACGTGAGCAGTTGTACCCTAATAGGTCTACCTCCTGCTTATTTCTTTTTGAATGTagccaaaaaataataataaaaaaaaatcaacgtgATTTTGGCTAAGCTGCCGATTGCAGTGTGGGTTGTAGTGCTGTACAATTTTTTTTCCGATGGGAATATCAGAattcttcatccagatgatcctgagcctccgAATTGAGTCAAGACTCGGATTGGATCCATTTGAGTccgagtcattttcttttattgcattatttacTTCTATCTTAATCAAGTTAATTTGGTCCATTGTTTTATTATTAGACTGATTCTTCTTAGCGATATACGGCGAATAGTAAGAGACTGTGACTCTTTTCGGATTGCTCATATTTACCGGAAGGCGAATAGGGTGGCTGATTTAGTTGCCTTCTTCACTATTCATCATTTCGAAAAGGTTTTATGGACATGAGCTGATATTGTATCCCATTTTTATGCCACATATTATATCTTGGCTCGATTGTATTCATGCTAGATTAACGTGGGCGACCAttgtataaaaataaaaaaaaagcttaatCTAATATAAGTGGGTACTTTATAGAGATTTAAAACTAAATTTAGTATGGCTTCAGACAGATATACTTTACAATCAAATGCTAGAAAAATTTAATTCGTGAGCTATATTTGTTGTCTAGGCTGCACCGTCAACCTGAGGTATATTTGCTTGATAATGGTGTTCTATCTTGATGCCATATCAGTGGTCCAGTGGATGAGATATTTTTGAAGTGAAACGATGATGAATGATGGTATCTAACTAATTCTAGACGGAAGATTCTATAAACGCTCAGCGTCACTTCATAAAATATTTGCGCAATACATTATATAAAAACTTAAAAATTAGATGTGTAAATTTGAATAATATACAAATGCGAAGCTCCGTTGTATAATAATTGCATGGCTCTTCTATTTCACGCTTTTTCTTTCaagtttttattttaatattgtaCCATCTCTCTCTAAAAGTCTCATGCACGGTGCATACTAAACGCCAGTATTAAATTAATGTTAAAAGCACATTAATGGGAAGAGCCGGCACCACTATCATTATGAAACCAAAGATCGTGTCGGTAGGGATGAAATGCGGCCGAAAATAAATCGAATGCtagcatatttatatttatatttattttatttcataaatataaatataaatattaattagatataaaaaatatatttatatttatattaaatagaTATGGTACAAAtcgataaatatagatataaatcagATATCAGAAATATAGGTATAAAtcagataattaaactttatgaccataaaatcaaagatattactaagtggatagtaaatcaagttaatagcatattaatatggttatttatttttcttcaaaatttatgagtatcatataaaattaaatagtattataaataaaaatgatTATTCGGATACGAATCAGATAGTTGTCTAtcgatattaattttttttttgttgaccgATATGGATACGAATATTGATATTAATCGGATGCTCAAATTTTTATCTATACTTAGATAAATTTAGATATAAAACTGGATTCTAATGGATATTATCCGATCCACTTTCACCTCTATGGTGGTAATTAGTAGCTGATCAAGTTGGCACCACAAGCTCTTTTAACAAATTATTATTACTCTGGAAGATCAGTATCTTTTGACGGTCAATTGTACTTTTAGTGCTATCATATTTATAGAGAAATCATATCGGCACTATGTTGCTATTCAAGTCACCAATTATAGTCAGTCATCTTTATAGCAGTGTACAAAGGTGCAGAGTTTATAGAAATAAGCGATTGTGATTGGCGGCATGTACACTCATATCCTATACTTTGTGTAGGATATAACTTTTCCGTATCTATAGAACGCGGTCACCTAGCTTGCACCAATAAACTATTTCGTTCCTTCCACTAAGGCAgggatttctatttttttatatagtagTCTCTGGTtcagaaaatattaaaaacattCCCTAAACTGGGACGAGGGGAAGGTTGTCATGTGGAAGGGGATATTAAATGGTTAAACTGTTATATGGAGAGCACGGCACTGATGGGGTGGGGCTCATGTGGGAAGAGCCCACATGATTAGCTTTCCAGTACGGTAAGAATCCCTTCTTCCCTCGCAGCAGGTTTTTGGCCCCACAAAAGCCCCTGCgagctctctcctctctctcccttgtgTTTTTAGGCTGGTCTGGATCGGCAGGAATAGTTATTGCATAAGTTATTCCTATTTTTCGTTGGAAACAACTTTTGAAATAACTCTATAATGTTATTTCAAGAAAACCATTCCTTGCATCTTTCTATCGTTTATAAGTTGTTGGGGTGGCATAAAGttcattctaatttttttttcaccaTCCTGGTTTAGCAGTGAGATGGACAGGACCagaggcggcccaatacatttgggggcctaaggcaaatccaatgaatgaggcctcttttttttaataataattttttttaataaatataaaatattttaaaaaatgatatagaaatagatagctatcaagtatactatttcaataaagatatataaatttaataaaaataggtaaattttttttttaatttaatataatttttaaatgaaaGTAAATAAAAGTAATTGCTCGAAAagaagggccatgaaactgattaattAACTAAGATAATGCTTAACAATagtgtttaccatgtcaagcaaaagCCGAATAGGAAATGGTTATCTCATGCCACTTCATTGTCAAggtaataaaaaaattgcacctctctataagagaaagtaggggcattatgggaaattcactccatccaataaataaaagtcccatcccaccgtctccccttcaagtgagtacccaagcagcaactgcaacatcacagcacagcagccattcaactccCTCtagctccttttctctctctaccacccgaggggagaagaaaccgagaggagaaaattaaaagaatctccaccctccaagaagtccatctccgatccccctatctttcttcccgatggcccagctggatcaggagtaatgtgagggaaggaaaaccaagaccaaaaccaaaaaagagaagggatgaaagataagagtggaagACGAAGGGGGGAAGACGAGAATGGAAGGAATGACTGTTTGTATAGCTGCAGCATCTTCCGGTGGGGGCCTTCCCtgggccgggggccttaggcgaccgcctcagtcgcctaaggctcgagccggcactGGACAGGACCATGGTCCAAATTAGCTTTTTGTCTAAGATTTAAACCTAGATATAAGCCATcaataatctctctctctctctctttttttttatacatcGGCTGCTCACACTACTCTAGCATGAACATAGCCATCAGAATTAAGAGAGAGAAAACAACTCAGCGTTGGAAGAACAGATGTATGACACATGCAGAGGACCTCTTCAAAGTATTGGGCAGCAAAGGAGGCGATCCAGTCAGCGATACTGTCCGCCTCTTAGTACACATGCACAACCTGGAAGGCATCATACTTCTTCACCAACCACCGGATGTTGTCTAGTAGTAGGTGTTCTACCCTCCTCCGCCCTTCTTTTGTATCCAACCAATCACCATAGCTGAATCCCCCTCAAGACCCATCTTACGTTGGAGATTGCCTTCCACGCTACCCTGAGCTCTGCACCAAGAGCTGATGCCTCGAATATCAAGCCGATTCGAATATCTTTGGTTCCCATTAAGCTTGTTTCTCTCCACGTATCGCTTCTCAATTGCCTCCGAATAGGATTTTGTCACACCTGGGTCCTAAATACTAATGCTGGCCCGTTCGATCGATATTAAGATTTGATTTGACATGGTTCACACCCCACTTTTTGCATTAGATGAAAACCTATCGTTACATCGAGGTCATGTCCCG
It encodes the following:
- the LOC120111422 gene encoding uncharacterized protein LOC120111422 — encoded protein: MSYPLEQQQQQQPPPSPVYEVVSRSSGGGSYGPVIGVIAVIAVLGVIAGIVGRLCSGRRIFGYGYDFEGWIERKCASCIDGRVELRPPPPPVAVPAAGPGANGSDGSAAAAPASVERGRRGSRRSGRRRRRRRRRPRPERVLELCGEWGPSSLFPFFF